The Amycolatopsis viridis genome window below encodes:
- a CDS encoding amidohydrolase family protein — translation MADVIDVWMQQPNQRFMDQPWLETLVRWTGMARRAPQLSGTLDAMDEAGVRVALLSAWHGPDGALITNDEVAEIVSAHPDRFAGVASVDLRDPVRAVREIRRCIRLGFVGVRVVPWLWNLPPNDRRYYPVYVTCVEEDVPFCTQIGHTGPLCPSEPGRPIPYLDEVLLDFPELTVVGGHVGYPWMAEVLSLAAKYPNFHVDTSAYAVHRLPGELVEFMRGRGRERVLFGSNYPMMTPADALKRLPDLDLGPAATELYLSGNARRVFALPN, via the coding sequence ATGGCTGACGTGATCGACGTGTGGATGCAGCAGCCGAACCAGCGGTTCATGGACCAGCCGTGGCTGGAGACGCTGGTGCGCTGGACGGGCATGGCGCGCCGCGCGCCCCAGCTGTCCGGGACGCTCGACGCGATGGACGAGGCCGGTGTGCGGGTGGCGCTGCTGTCCGCGTGGCACGGGCCGGACGGGGCGCTGATCACCAACGACGAGGTGGCGGAGATCGTGTCCGCGCACCCGGACCGGTTCGCCGGGGTGGCGTCGGTGGATCTGCGCGACCCGGTGCGGGCGGTGCGGGAAATCCGCCGGTGCATCCGGCTCGGGTTCGTCGGGGTGCGGGTGGTGCCGTGGCTGTGGAACCTGCCGCCGAACGACCGGCGCTACTACCCGGTGTACGTGACGTGCGTGGAGGAGGACGTGCCGTTCTGCACGCAGATCGGTCACACCGGGCCGCTGTGCCCGTCCGAGCCGGGGCGGCCGATCCCGTACCTGGACGAGGTGCTGCTGGACTTCCCCGAGCTGACCGTGGTGGGCGGCCACGTGGGCTACCCGTGGATGGCGGAGGTGCTGTCCCTGGCCGCGAAGTACCCGAACTTCCACGTGGACACCTCGGCGTACGCGGTGCACCGGCTGCCCGGGGAGCTGGTGGAGTTCATGCGCGGGCGCGGCCGGGAGCGCGTGCTGTTCGGCAGCAACTACCCGATGATGACCCCGGCCGACGCGTTGAAGCGCCTGCCGGACCTGGATCTGGGACCGGCGGCGACGGAGCTGTACCTGAGCGGCAACGCCCGGCGGGTGTTCGCACTGCCCAACTGA
- a CDS encoding TetR/AcrR family transcriptional regulator, with product MGRPPRHTADELLDAAVRLFATGGPEAVTMSAVAREAGAPSGSVYHRFPGRPALQAALWLRTVQRFHRDYLAVLCGERPLDAAVAAVRWCRERPGEAQVLYAGKRLLGASSWSAEDRAEDARYDAALDEALRIVVRRLRAETGSSADELLLVLVDLPYAVVRRYLAQGRPPPESAVDLVARVARTMSTKEGTNDG from the coding sequence ATGGGCCGACCACCACGGCATACCGCCGACGAACTGCTGGACGCCGCCGTCCGGCTGTTCGCCACGGGCGGGCCGGAAGCGGTCACCATGTCGGCGGTGGCGCGCGAGGCGGGCGCGCCGAGCGGATCGGTCTACCACCGCTTCCCGGGACGGCCGGCGTTGCAAGCCGCGTTGTGGTTGCGCACCGTGCAGCGGTTCCACCGCGACTACCTCGCGGTGCTGTGCGGAGAACGGCCCCTGGACGCAGCGGTTGCGGCCGTGCGCTGGTGCCGGGAGCGCCCCGGGGAGGCGCAGGTGCTGTACGCGGGAAAACGGCTGCTCGGCGCGAGCTCCTGGTCGGCCGAGGACCGCGCCGAGGACGCCCGGTACGACGCCGCGCTGGACGAGGCGCTGCGCATCGTGGTGCGGCGGCTGCGTGCTGAGACCGGCTCGAGTGCCGACGAGCTGCTGCTGGTGCTGGTCGACCTGCCGTACGCGGTCGTGCGGCGGTACCTGGCCCAGGGGCGGCCACCACCGGAGTCCGCCGTGGACCTGGTGGCGCGGGTCGCCCGCACGATGTCGACCAAGGAAGGGACGAACGATGGCTGA
- the gcvP gene encoding aminomethyl-transferring glycine dehydrogenase: protein MSFADRHIGPSEHEQAKMLAECGYGSLDALVEAAVPAAIRTSGALGLPPASEQEATAELRALAAKNRPMTQMIGLGFSDTVTPPVIRRNVLENPAWYTAYTPYQPEISQGRLEALLNFQTMVSGLTGLNIANASLLDESTAVAEAVLLMRRASKAKSSRVVLDAECLPQTIAVVRTRAEAVGIEVDVRDLGTGLPEDFFGVVVQYPGASGVLRGKGFYEAIGKVAKDAGALYTVAADLLALTLITAPGEFGADIAAGTTQRFGVPLGYGGPHAGYLAVRRGLERSLPGRLVGVSVDADGNTAYRLALQTREQHIRREKATSNICTAQVLPAVLAAMYAVYHGPEGLTEIARRVHGLAAGLAGALRTAGVEVVHEGFFDTVLARVPGRAAAVVAAARAAGINLGRVDDDHVRLACDEVTTVDVVDRVLRAFEAGPGIAEDAAALPTGLARTSEFLTHEVFHTHRSETAMLRYLRRLSDQDYALDRGMIPLGSCTMKLNATAEMEPISWPEFASLHPFAPAEDAAGYRELIDQLCGWLAEVTGYDQVSLQPNAGSQGELAGLLAIRAYHRANGRPERDVCLIPSSAHGTNAASAVLAGMRVVVVACNDNGDVDLDDLRAKAEQHRETLSAIMVTYPSTHGVYEEGIGEIARIVHEAGGQVYVDGANLNALLGLAKPGEFGGDVSHLNLHKTFCIPHGGGGPGVGPVAVRAHLAPYLPNHPLADGAGPDTGVGPISAAPFGSASILPISWAYIRMMGGAGLTSATKVAVLAANYVAARLSPHYPVLYTGRNGLVAHECILDLRALTKRTGVTVDDVAKRLVDYGFHAPTMSFPVAGTLMVEPTESEDVGELDRFCDAMIAIRREIEQVAEGTWPIERSPLRNAPHTAEMLTGDWDLPYDRKTAVYPAGVSPKNKYWSPVRRIDGAHGDRNLVCSCPSIEAYGS, encoded by the coding sequence ATGTCCTTCGCCGATCGTCACATCGGACCTTCCGAGCACGAACAGGCCAAGATGCTCGCCGAGTGCGGGTACGGGAGTCTGGACGCCCTGGTCGAGGCGGCCGTCCCGGCCGCGATCCGCACCTCGGGTGCGCTGGGCCTGCCCCCGGCCTCCGAGCAGGAGGCGACCGCCGAGCTGCGTGCGCTGGCGGCGAAGAACCGCCCGATGACCCAGATGATCGGCCTGGGCTTCAGCGACACCGTCACCCCACCGGTCATCCGCCGCAACGTGCTGGAGAACCCGGCCTGGTACACCGCGTACACGCCGTACCAGCCGGAGATCTCGCAGGGGCGGCTGGAGGCGCTGCTGAACTTCCAGACCATGGTGTCCGGCCTGACCGGCCTGAACATCGCCAACGCCTCCCTGCTCGACGAGTCCACGGCGGTCGCCGAGGCCGTTCTGCTGATGCGCCGCGCGTCGAAGGCGAAGTCGTCGCGCGTCGTCCTGGACGCCGAGTGCCTGCCGCAGACCATCGCGGTGGTGCGCACCCGGGCGGAGGCGGTCGGCATCGAGGTCGACGTGCGCGACCTGGGCACCGGGCTGCCGGAGGACTTCTTCGGCGTCGTCGTGCAGTACCCGGGCGCGTCCGGTGTGTTGCGCGGCAAGGGCTTCTACGAGGCCATCGGCAAGGTCGCGAAGGACGCCGGCGCGCTCTACACGGTGGCGGCCGACCTGCTGGCGCTGACGCTGATCACCGCACCCGGCGAGTTCGGCGCGGACATCGCGGCCGGGACCACCCAGCGCTTCGGTGTCCCGCTCGGCTACGGCGGCCCGCACGCCGGGTACCTCGCCGTGCGCCGGGGCCTGGAGCGGTCGCTGCCCGGCCGGCTGGTCGGCGTCTCGGTCGACGCGGACGGCAACACCGCCTACCGGCTCGCGCTGCAGACCCGTGAGCAGCACATCCGCCGCGAGAAGGCGACCTCGAACATCTGCACCGCCCAGGTGCTGCCGGCCGTGCTGGCCGCGATGTACGCCGTGTACCACGGCCCGGAGGGGCTCACCGAGATCGCGCGGCGGGTGCACGGGCTGGCCGCCGGGCTGGCCGGGGCGCTGCGGACCGCGGGCGTGGAGGTGGTGCACGAGGGCTTCTTCGACACCGTGCTCGCGCGGGTGCCGGGCCGGGCCGCCGCGGTCGTCGCCGCCGCGCGCGCGGCGGGCATCAACCTCGGCCGGGTGGACGACGACCACGTCCGGTTGGCCTGCGACGAGGTGACCACGGTGGACGTCGTCGACCGCGTGCTGCGGGCCTTCGAGGCCGGCCCGGGCATCGCCGAGGACGCCGCCGCGCTGCCCACCGGACTGGCCCGCACCAGCGAGTTCCTCACCCACGAGGTGTTCCACACCCACCGCTCGGAGACCGCGATGCTGCGGTACCTGCGCCGGTTGTCCGATCAGGACTACGCCCTCGACCGCGGCATGATCCCGCTCGGGTCGTGCACCATGAAGCTCAACGCGACCGCCGAGATGGAGCCGATCAGCTGGCCGGAGTTCGCGAGCCTGCACCCGTTCGCCCCGGCGGAGGACGCCGCCGGGTACCGGGAGCTGATCGACCAGCTGTGCGGCTGGCTCGCCGAGGTCACCGGCTACGACCAGGTGTCGCTGCAGCCCAACGCCGGCAGCCAGGGTGAGCTCGCCGGGCTCCTGGCGATCCGCGCGTACCACCGCGCCAACGGCCGGCCGGAGCGTGACGTCTGCCTCATCCCCTCCTCGGCGCACGGCACGAACGCCGCGTCGGCGGTGCTGGCCGGGATGCGCGTGGTCGTGGTGGCCTGCAACGACAACGGTGACGTCGACCTGGACGATCTGCGCGCCAAGGCCGAGCAGCACCGCGAGACGCTGTCGGCGATCATGGTGACCTACCCGTCCACGCACGGCGTGTACGAGGAGGGCATCGGCGAGATCGCCCGTATCGTGCACGAGGCCGGCGGTCAGGTCTACGTGGACGGTGCGAACCTGAACGCGTTGCTGGGCCTGGCCAAGCCGGGCGAGTTCGGCGGCGACGTGTCGCACCTGAACCTGCACAAGACGTTCTGCATCCCGCACGGCGGTGGCGGCCCGGGCGTCGGCCCGGTCGCGGTGCGCGCGCACCTCGCCCCGTACTTGCCGAACCACCCGCTCGCCGACGGTGCCGGCCCGGACACCGGGGTCGGCCCGATCTCGGCGGCGCCGTTCGGTTCGGCGTCGATCCTGCCGATCTCGTGGGCCTACATCCGGATGATGGGTGGCGCCGGCCTGACGAGCGCCACCAAGGTCGCCGTGCTCGCCGCGAACTACGTCGCCGCGCGGCTGTCCCCGCACTACCCGGTGCTCTACACCGGGCGGAACGGGCTGGTCGCCCACGAGTGCATCCTCGACCTGCGGGCGCTCACCAAGCGCACCGGCGTGACCGTCGACGACGTCGCCAAGCGCTTGGTGGACTACGGTTTCCACGCCCCGACGATGTCCTTCCCGGTCGCCGGGACGCTGATGGTCGAGCCGACCGAGAGCGAGGACGTCGGCGAGCTCGACCGGTTCTGCGACGCGATGATCGCGATCCGGCGGGAGATCGAACAGGTCGCCGAGGGCACCTGGCCGATCGAGCGGAGCCCCCTGCGCAACGCGCCGCACACCGCGGAGATGCTCACCGGCGACTGGGACCTGCCCTACGACCGCAAGACCGCGGTCTACCCGGCCGGTGTCTCCCCGAAGAACAAGTACTGGTCCCCGGTGCGCCGCATCGACGGCGCGCACGGTGACCGCAACCTCGTCTGCTCGTGCCCGTCCATCGAAGCCTACGGGAGCTGA
- the gcvT gene encoding glycine cleavage system aminomethyltransferase GcvT codes for MRTPLYSVHKGLGALFTDFAGWEMPVRYGSELAEHRAVREAAGLFDLSHMGEIEVTGPQAADALDHALVGKLSAVKPGRARYTMMCNATGGVIDDLVVYRLEDEKYLVVANAGNAPEVAAELAERAAGFDARVTDRSAEFALIAVQGPRAVDVLGAVTDADLAGLKYYASVPATVKGHDVLLARTGYTGEDGFELYVPPDEAAAVWHILTDAGEPHGLVPAGLACRDTLRLEAGMPLYGNELSTERSPFEANLGRVVKLDKPDFVGKAALAERQDPAEVLVGLRGSGRRAPRHGYRVLSGGEPVGEVTSGALSPTLGYPVAMAYVPVALSAPGTELAVDIRGRVEPVEVVGLPFYQRETATR; via the coding sequence ATGCGGACCCCTCTGTACTCCGTCCACAAGGGACTGGGCGCGCTGTTCACCGATTTCGCCGGCTGGGAGATGCCGGTGCGCTACGGCAGTGAGCTGGCCGAGCACCGCGCGGTGCGGGAGGCCGCCGGGCTGTTCGACCTGTCGCACATGGGCGAGATCGAGGTGACCGGACCGCAGGCTGCGGACGCGCTCGACCACGCGCTCGTCGGCAAGCTGTCCGCGGTGAAGCCGGGCCGTGCCCGCTACACGATGATGTGCAACGCCACCGGCGGGGTGATCGATGACCTCGTCGTCTACCGGCTCGAGGACGAGAAGTACCTGGTGGTGGCCAATGCGGGCAACGCGCCGGAGGTGGCCGCGGAGCTCGCTGAGCGGGCCGCCGGTTTCGACGCGCGGGTCACCGACCGCTCCGCCGAGTTCGCGCTGATCGCGGTGCAGGGACCGCGGGCGGTGGATGTCCTCGGCGCGGTCACGGACGCCGACCTCGCCGGCCTGAAGTACTACGCGAGCGTCCCGGCGACGGTCAAGGGCCACGACGTGCTGCTCGCGCGCACCGGCTACACCGGTGAGGACGGTTTCGAGTTGTACGTGCCGCCGGACGAGGCGGCGGCGGTGTGGCACATCCTCACCGACGCCGGCGAGCCGCACGGGCTGGTGCCGGCCGGGCTCGCCTGCCGCGACACGCTCCGGCTGGAGGCCGGGATGCCGTTGTACGGCAACGAGTTGTCCACCGAGCGGTCGCCGTTCGAGGCGAACCTGGGCCGCGTGGTCAAGCTCGACAAGCCGGACTTCGTGGGCAAGGCGGCGCTGGCGGAGCGGCAGGATCCGGCCGAGGTGCTGGTGGGCCTGCGCGGCAGCGGGCGGCGCGCGCCCCGGCACGGGTACCGGGTGCTCTCCGGCGGGGAGCCGGTGGGCGAGGTGACCAGCGGCGCCCTGTCGCCGACGCTGGGCTACCCCGTGGCGATGGCGTACGTGCCGGTCGCGCTGAGCGCTCCCGGCACCGAACTGGCGGTCGACATCCGCGGCCGGGTGGAGCCGGTCGAGGTGGTCGGGCTGCCGTTCTACCAGCGGGAGACGGCTACCCGGTGA
- a CDS encoding NUDIX hydrolase produces MTGGDRRVIDKVTWVRVESGRVLAARSHGKTVWYLPGGKREPGESDLAALTREVAEELSVSIDPATVHHFGTVEAPAHGQAGVVRMACYTAEYRGTLVASAEVAELAWLGPGDRDRLSAAGALVFDELHRRGELTG; encoded by the coding sequence ATGACCGGCGGGGACCGGCGGGTGATCGACAAGGTGACGTGGGTGCGGGTGGAGTCCGGGCGGGTGCTCGCCGCGCGCTCGCACGGCAAGACGGTGTGGTACCTGCCGGGCGGCAAGCGCGAACCGGGCGAGAGCGACCTCGCGGCGCTGACGCGCGAGGTCGCCGAGGAGCTGTCGGTGTCGATCGACCCGGCGACCGTCCACCACTTCGGCACGGTCGAGGCCCCGGCCCACGGGCAGGCCGGGGTGGTGCGGATGGCCTGCTACACCGCCGAGTACCGCGGCACCCTCGTGGCCTCGGCGGAAGTGGCGGAGCTGGCCTGGCTGGGTCCGGGCGACCGCGACCGGCTCTCCGCGGCGGGCGCGCTGGTCTTCGACGAGCTGCACCGCCGCGGCGAACTCACCGGGTAG
- a CDS encoding O-methyltransferase, with product MSQDVWSAVDDYVGRTLIAADAVLDDARAAAADAGLPEIAVSPAQGKLLHLLARMHGARSILEIGTLGGYSTIWLARALPPEGRLVTLEADPKHAEVASNNLDAAGFGEIVEVKVGAALDTLPTLDGPFDLVFIDADKPNNPEYFRWALRLSRPGSVIVVDNVVRGGALADAGSTDPAIVATREMHDLIAAEPRVEATVVQTVGVKGYDGFTLALVTA from the coding sequence GTGAGCCAGGACGTGTGGAGCGCGGTCGACGACTACGTGGGCCGGACGCTGATCGCCGCGGACGCGGTGCTGGACGACGCCAGGGCCGCCGCGGCCGATGCCGGGCTGCCGGAGATCGCGGTGTCCCCGGCGCAGGGCAAGCTGCTGCACCTGCTGGCGCGGATGCACGGCGCGCGGTCGATCCTGGAGATCGGCACGCTCGGCGGCTACTCGACGATCTGGCTGGCGCGGGCGCTGCCCCCGGAGGGCAGGCTGGTGACCCTGGAGGCCGACCCGAAGCACGCCGAGGTGGCGAGCAACAACCTGGACGCGGCCGGCTTCGGCGAGATCGTCGAGGTCAAGGTCGGCGCGGCGCTGGACACGCTGCCCACCCTCGACGGCCCGTTCGACCTGGTCTTCATCGACGCCGACAAGCCGAACAACCCGGAGTACTTCCGGTGGGCACTGCGGTTGTCGCGGCCGGGTTCGGTGATCGTGGTGGACAACGTGGTGCGCGGCGGCGCGCTCGCCGACGCGGGCAGCACCGACCCCGCGATCGTCGCGACGCGGGAGATGCACGACCTGATCGCGGCCGAGCCGCGGGTCGAGGCCACCGTGGTGCAGACCGTGGGTGTGAAGGGCTACGACGGGTTCACGCTCGCGCTGGTGACCGCATGA
- a CDS encoding ABC transporter ATP-binding protein has translation MAQTVDLAAEPITSTRLRGDGLTLGYDGRVVAEGLSVTIPDHSFTVIVGPNACGKSTVLRALSRLLKPRRGMVYLDGEVITSLPAKQVARKLGLLPQSSIAPDGITVADLVSRGRYPHQRLLRQWSRQDAEVVERSMAATGVSGLADRMVDELSGGQRQRVWLAMALAQETELLLLDEPTTFLDIAHQMDILDLCAQLHAEQGRTLVAVLHDLNQAARYATHLIAMRDGAVVATGTPAEVVTAECVEEIFDLPCSVIPDPETGTPLVIPKARR, from the coding sequence ATGGCCCAGACCGTGGATCTCGCCGCCGAGCCGATCACCAGCACCCGGCTGCGCGGTGACGGCCTGACGCTGGGATACGACGGACGCGTGGTCGCCGAGGGTCTGTCGGTCACCATCCCGGACCATTCGTTCACGGTGATCGTCGGCCCGAACGCGTGTGGCAAGTCCACGGTGCTGCGGGCGCTGAGCCGGCTGCTCAAACCGCGGCGCGGCATGGTCTACCTGGACGGCGAGGTCATCACGTCGTTGCCGGCCAAGCAGGTCGCGCGCAAGCTCGGGCTGCTGCCGCAGAGCTCGATCGCACCGGACGGCATCACGGTCGCCGACCTGGTCTCCCGCGGCCGGTATCCGCACCAGCGGCTGCTGCGCCAGTGGTCGCGCCAGGACGCCGAGGTCGTCGAGCGGTCGATGGCCGCGACCGGGGTGTCCGGCCTGGCCGACCGGATGGTCGACGAGCTGTCCGGCGGGCAGCGGCAGCGGGTGTGGCTGGCGATGGCCCTGGCGCAGGAGACGGAGCTGCTGCTGCTCGACGAGCCGACCACGTTCCTGGACATCGCGCACCAGATGGACATCCTCGACCTGTGCGCGCAGCTGCACGCCGAGCAGGGCCGCACCCTGGTCGCCGTGCTGCACGACCTCAACCAGGCGGCGCGCTACGCCACCCACCTGATCGCCATGCGCGACGGCGCGGTGGTGGCGACCGGCACGCCGGCGGAGGTGGTGACCGCCGAGTGCGTCGAGGAGATCTTCGACCTGCCGTGCTCGGTGATCCCCGACCCGGAGACGGGCACTCCGCTGGTGATCCCGAAGGCGCGCCGGTAG
- a CDS encoding glycoside hydrolase family 172 protein: MFDVTDLTRVAPVLDSRAVTFENPAGERGAGGRAGGGRKGAPSRVIEGGERVTLADLAGPGTIRHIWMTFPPDRPARMRAVYLEIRYGGLSYPSVSVPCVDFFGSPHGRPVAYASALTSMPEARGFNSYLPMAFGERIRVDLVNGNPDPIVLYFQIDYTLGESASGRLHVSFRRENPTVAKRDFVVTEGLHGPGRFLGWVGGVRPIDGGQWYGEGEVKVYRDGDRELPTICGTGLEDYVGSAWGMGPHAGLYSGAPLEVPGRGPIPKFVGFYRWHVLDPIMFSTDLRVTLQQIGADRGGLVERVDDYCAAAFTVCENAQPVPPVDVAAVIADLE; encoded by the coding sequence GTGTTCGACGTCACGGATCTGACTCGCGTCGCGCCGGTGCTCGACTCGCGCGCCGTCACGTTCGAAAACCCCGCCGGCGAACGGGGCGCGGGTGGCCGGGCCGGCGGCGGACGCAAGGGTGCCCCCAGCCGGGTGATCGAGGGCGGTGAGCGCGTCACCCTGGCGGACCTCGCCGGCCCGGGCACCATCCGGCACATCTGGATGACGTTCCCGCCGGACCGGCCGGCCCGGATGCGCGCCGTGTACCTCGAGATCCGCTACGGCGGCCTGTCGTATCCCAGTGTTTCGGTGCCCTGCGTGGACTTCTTCGGTTCGCCGCACGGCCGCCCGGTCGCCTACGCCAGCGCGCTGACCAGCATGCCGGAAGCCCGCGGGTTCAACAGCTACCTCCCGATGGCCTTCGGCGAGCGCATCCGCGTCGACCTGGTCAACGGCAACCCGGACCCGATCGTCCTGTACTTCCAGATCGACTACACGCTCGGCGAATCCGCGTCCGGGCGCCTGCACGTCAGCTTCCGCCGGGAGAACCCGACGGTGGCGAAACGGGATTTCGTGGTGACCGAGGGTCTGCACGGCCCCGGCCGGTTCCTCGGCTGGGTGGGCGGCGTGCGGCCCATCGACGGCGGCCAGTGGTATGGCGAGGGCGAGGTGAAGGTCTACCGCGACGGTGATCGGGAGCTCCCCACGATCTGCGGGACCGGACTGGAGGACTACGTCGGATCGGCCTGGGGGATGGGACCGCACGCGGGGTTGTACTCGGGTGCACCGCTGGAGGTGCCCGGCCGCGGACCGATCCCCAAGTTCGTCGGGTTCTACCGCTGGCACGTGCTCGACCCGATCATGTTCAGCACCGACCTGCGGGTCACGCTGCAACAGATCGGCGCCGACCGGGGCGGGCTCGTCGAGCGGGTCGACGACTACTGCGCAGCCGCGTTCACCGTGTGCGAGAACGCCCAGCCGGTGCCGCCGGTGGACGTCGCCGCGGTCATCGCGGATCTGGAGTGA
- a CDS encoding NAD(P)/FAD-dependent oxidoreductase, translated as MSEPKRIVIVGAGLAGASAAAALRDNGYDGEIAVLGAEAHRPYELPPLSKRILLGQSDEPDWVRDADFYSGHDIDLRLGTGATRVELGARVVQDARGGRHSYDRLLLATGSQPRTLPVRGVDLPGVYSLRTLDDALALRSAFAGSPRVVVVGTGWIGTEAAAAARQQGAEVTMVDVLPGPLWVLGPEISEVFAGLHTEHGVQWRLGSGITELTGGPSGVTGVRLADGSELPADVVLVAVGAVPRVDLAHAAGLELADEGGVAVDASLRTSAPDVYAAGDIAAQWHPRYGRRVRVEHWANAKNQGAHVAANLAGGQEPYTRSPYFFTDQYDLGCEYRGLADPSRDELVVRGDLGKREFTAFWLREGQVTAAMNVNMWDDGDALQALVDGEAKVTPEQLRNSDLAALP; from the coding sequence ATGTCCGAGCCGAAGCGGATCGTGATCGTCGGGGCCGGTCTCGCCGGTGCTTCGGCCGCGGCCGCGCTGCGGGACAACGGCTACGACGGCGAAATCGCCGTTCTCGGCGCCGAGGCCCACCGGCCCTACGAGTTGCCGCCGCTGTCGAAGCGGATCCTGCTGGGCCAGTCGGACGAGCCGGACTGGGTGCGGGACGCGGACTTCTACTCCGGGCACGACATCGACCTGCGGCTGGGCACTGGCGCGACCCGCGTGGAGCTGGGCGCGCGGGTGGTGCAGGACGCGCGCGGCGGGCGGCACTCCTACGACCGGTTGCTGCTGGCGACCGGCTCGCAGCCGCGGACCCTGCCCGTGCGCGGGGTGGACCTGCCGGGCGTGTACTCGCTGCGCACCCTCGACGACGCGCTCGCGCTGCGGTCGGCGTTCGCGGGTTCCCCACGGGTGGTCGTGGTCGGCACGGGCTGGATCGGGACGGAGGCCGCGGCCGCGGCCCGGCAGCAGGGCGCCGAGGTGACGATGGTCGACGTGCTGCCCGGCCCGCTGTGGGTTCTCGGGCCGGAGATCAGCGAGGTGTTCGCCGGCCTGCACACCGAGCACGGCGTGCAATGGCGGCTGGGCAGCGGGATCACCGAGCTGACCGGCGGCCCGAGCGGGGTGACCGGGGTGCGGCTGGCCGACGGGAGCGAACTGCCCGCCGACGTGGTGCTGGTCGCCGTCGGCGCGGTGCCGCGCGTCGATCTCGCGCACGCCGCCGGACTCGAACTGGCCGACGAGGGCGGGGTCGCGGTCGACGCGTCGCTGCGCACGTCGGCGCCCGACGTGTACGCGGCCGGGGACATCGCGGCGCAGTGGCACCCCCGTTACGGGCGCCGCGTCCGCGTCGAGCACTGGGCGAACGCGAAGAACCAGGGCGCGCACGTGGCGGCGAACCTGGCCGGCGGGCAGGAGCCGTACACGCGCTCCCCGTACTTCTTCACCGACCAGTACGACCTTGGCTGCGAGTACCGCGGGCTGGCGGACCCGTCGCGCGACGAGCTGGTGGTCCGCGGTGACCTGGGCAAGCGTGAGTTCACCGCGTTCTGGTTGCGCGAGGGCCAGGTCACGGCGGCGATGAACGTGAACATGTGGGACGACGGCGACGCGCTGCAGGCTCTGGTCGACGGCGAAGCGAAGGTGACCCCGGAGCAGTTGCGCAATTCCGACCTCGCCGCGCTGCCCTGA
- a CDS encoding NBR1-Ig-like domain-containing protein, with amino-acid sequence MTHGAARRGRVASCPDPAAGPVAAFAHRLWTLKRAAGDPSYDRMRTELGALASKSALSAAARGQRLPSWDTTWEFVRVLAVGVLGEPEDETRACWRAAWERARDGGTAPAPAPRSGGRVVVLAAAVAVVLALGVVTAVTMLRTTEPSATPPAPAGPATTVPATAGPATTGSAVADVPPPALALAPLVPGDASEFGGDVTVPDGTQVPTGGRFVKTWELRNTGTVPWVDRSLRREGAFGPGDGCRTPAEVPVPETRPGQVVRVSVEVRAPAEPGYCQVYFKMVDRAGHVVLPGTRAVYFFVQVTG; translated from the coding sequence GTGACACACGGAGCGGCCAGGCGGGGCCGCGTCGCCAGTTGCCCGGATCCGGCGGCCGGTCCGGTGGCCGCGTTCGCCCATCGGCTGTGGACCCTCAAGCGCGCCGCCGGGGACCCCTCCTACGACCGGATGCGCACCGAACTGGGCGCGCTCGCGTCGAAGTCGGCGCTGTCGGCGGCCGCGCGCGGTCAGCGCCTGCCGTCGTGGGACACGACATGGGAGTTCGTGCGCGTCCTCGCGGTCGGCGTCCTCGGCGAACCCGAGGACGAGACCCGGGCCTGCTGGCGCGCCGCCTGGGAGCGGGCCCGGGACGGCGGGACGGCACCGGCTCCGGCGCCGCGGAGCGGGGGACGGGTGGTGGTGCTCGCCGCGGCGGTGGCCGTCGTTCTCGCGCTCGGCGTGGTCACGGCCGTCACCATGCTCCGCACGACCGAGCCGTCGGCCACCCCGCCCGCCCCGGCCGGGCCTGCCACGACGGTGCCTGCCACGGCCGGGCCCGCCACGACGGGGTCCGCTGTGGCCGACGTGCCGCCGCCGGCGCTCGCCCTGGCGCCGCTGGTGCCCGGGGACGCGTCGGAGTTCGGCGGCGACGTCACCGTGCCCGACGGCACGCAGGTGCCCACCGGTGGGCGGTTCGTCAAGACCTGGGAGTTGCGCAACACGGGCACCGTCCCGTGGGTGGACCGGTCGCTGCGCCGCGAGGGCGCTTTCGGTCCGGGCGACGGTTGCCGGACCCCTGCCGAGGTGCCCGTGCCGGAGACGCGGCCCGGCCAGGTCGTGCGGGTCTCGGTGGAGGTGCGCGCGCCGGCGGAGCCCGGGTACTGCCAGGTGTACTTCAAGATGGTCGACCGGGCCGGCCACGTGGTCCTGCCCGGCACCCGGGCGGTCTACTTCTTCGTCCAGGTGACCGGCTGA